From Nyctibius grandis isolate bNycGra1 chromosome 18, bNycGra1.pri, whole genome shotgun sequence:
tcagtcCTTCCAAGGAAGCCAAGGACGAGCATACCTCTTCAATTCAGTGTGAGTATAACTTCGTACGTGTCACCTCTGCATCTTTTAGGATAAACTTAAGAAAACCCTTgtgaataagaaaacaaaaggataGTCTTCCTTTAGAAAACCTCTGCCTAAGACTTGGGAGCTTGCTGAAAAGGGTTGGAGAAAGAGGCAGGAAATGGCACTGATTCCTGTGTGATTTTATGTTGAGGATTCAGATAAGCAGCTaggaaaaggtgtttttttcgTCATCAGACTGAGAAATAAGAGCTAACAGATGAGTCATTCTCTTCTCAGAGAATGTAGTTAGACCAAAGAGTCAAAGTTTTGTAAGTGTAGAGAATAAATAGTATCTAAATATGAACTTTTTTGAGCTAGCATAAAAATAAGTATCGTTTTCCCAATAACTGAAAACAGTTTGGGTGAGATCACTGCTGGGATGTCTGTCAAAAGAACTGCTGatttcagttacatttttcatgtttccatTTGGGGAAGTAAAAGTACCATTTTAGCAATTTGAGAATGAAAATCTCAAATGCATACTTAGTGCAATTTACTGGAATGTTATTAATCTTCTGCTCAAAGCTTTATAGAATTTTTAGTTGgataaaaattctgttttaccttttcattctgtttcGGGAACTGCAAGAGATCTTTGTTTTGAGCCCAGCAGTGGTACTCAGTAGCCTGAACCTCCTCCTTATGTTTTCAAATACTGCAGTAATTGCTGTCAACTTCATTGTAGCGTCTTGATGTGGAAAGACACACTAATAGGGAgcatctctcctttttccccagaGTTAATGTGGGCTGTGGCCCCGCAGAGGAGCGGGTGTTATTAACAGGATTACATGCGGTTGCAGATATTTACTGTGAAAACTGCAAAACCACACTGGGTTGGAAATATGTGAGTATCAgtatcatttatttttcctgtggaCGTCTTTGCTACAGCCCTTTCTGAAGGTGTGTGTGTGGTAACGTGGTCTTGTGGGGAGACCATTAACGTGGGAACCAGAAATGTGGGTTCTGGTCTGTAGCCAcgtcttttttccttcctgcattCCCATTTTCCCTCCTGTCTTGTGTGTGTTGCATCCATTCAGAGCAGGAGCTctttgtggctaatgtatttttttactaAGAATATACACCGTGGGCCTGATTTTGGTGGGCGTCCCTTAGTGATGTTTAACAGAAACGTGGATAACTTCAGTCAGTCCTGTGGTTCATACTGTCCTTTTTCCCAGATTATATCAGAATAATAGAGTTATCCATATATTGTTAATCCTGTGTCCTTCCCACTGGAAATGCTATTAAACATGAATTTATCTGTTTGCTGTCTCTTGCTCTTCATAAATTCAATTACCTTCAAATAAAGGCTTATGCTACATCCTAATTTCTGCTTCAGGAGGCACGCAGCGTACTTGTTTGTCAAAACATTTTGACTAGTGTCTAAACAAAACATATATTGTGTCTGTGGCCTCTGgacagaaatattctttaataaaTCAGTGGAAAGGCTATAAAAAGTAAAGCATCAAAAATTGATGCGGTAGGAATTCATGCAGAAGCAGCGTGGATCTCACAAATGGAGAAGGACACGAAGTACATAAgttgagtttattttaaaacaaaatacaaaattttgcaAACATAGCAGTAAGGCCAAGCCTCTCCGGCAGCAGAATTACATTATTTCAGATGCATTACATGCACGCAGGCAGCACAGTTGAGCAGAGCTGAACCACTTTTGAGGATGCAGCCTCAGTCCCTCCTGGTTAGGGATCCCATAGATCTCCTTACTGTTTCAGTTCTGCAGCGTTGAAGCACTGTGTGTGTCTGTAGCTGCAAGCACGCATCTGTGTAGAGTGGGTCCTTCCCGTCCCGTGGTGCCCCTTCGCTCCTTttaggggaggttcaggttggacattaggaagaatttcttttcagaaagggtcattagccattggaagtggctgcccagggaggtggtggagtcaccatctctggatgtgtttaagaaaagactggacatggcacttagtgccatggtctagttgacatggtggtgtcagggcaacggttgaactcgatgatcgctgaggtctcttccatcctcgttgattctgtgattctgtgtgatttccACATGAAgtttaccatcatctgtctcATTCCCAAAGGTAGTGCTTTTACAGCATGACTCATCAGAGGACCTCTGCATTCTTAACAAACATTAATCATCTTGATCTcattctttctcctgttttttagGAACACGCTTTTGAAAGCAGCCAGAAGTATAAAGAAGGCAAATACATCATTGAACTAGCTCACATGATCAAGGATAATGGCTGGGATTGAACGGAAAGAGCCCAGCCCTACCAGCGTGTAAGAGAATGCCATCCAACCGAACATTATATCCAAGAGTGAGAGAGTGACTGAACGCTTGGTTCCATGCATTTAGAGGCTCTGCAATTTGGGAGCATCTTCACACCCTTCTCCATCTTTATTGGTGACTGGCCTCtaaatttctgtctctctgtctctttgcTTTGTATCTGTTTGTGAGTTGACCCTggctgcttctctctctgttctGGCGTTGGCTAAGAGAATGCACCGAATGCCCGACAGCCATTCCATGTTGATGAATGTTTAAGTACAAACTGAAGTTGGCTCTGTGGTGGCATTTTACCAGAAGGTCTCGGTGCGGGAGGAAGACCCGAGTTTTGGGCAGGAGAAGGTGATAGGGGGTGGGGAGTAGGCCCGAAGGGAAGTCATCAGAAGTTGCAGACGTACTTCTCCTTTAAGTCCTGGTTAACCAAGGCTTGAAACTATCTACTTGTCTAAATGGACAGAAAAATACCTCACGGCTGCGTTCTCTGCGAATCGTGAAACCGCGGCTCCGTCGGTGGAGCTTCAGTCTGAGCGGGCTGAGCACAAGTCATAACCAGCTCCCCCCGCAAGCTGATCACaagtctgtgttttgtttgccATTTCTGAACTCGTTGTTTGTGGGGGGAGGACCTGAAGGCTGGAGAGCTTCCCCGCCTCTCCTTTTCCTCGCTGTTTCAGGGTAGGTAGGCCAAACATCCCAACAGAGCACAGCTGTGGGAGCATCCTCACAGCTGGAGAAACCAAATCCTGACTCTTGAGCGCTTCAGAGAGGACGAGAAAACCGCTTAAGGCAcagtggggctggagctgcagctcagAAGATatggcagggggaaaaaaggcacgTGCTaggcaagaaagaggaaattatGTAGAGGAGGATGGGGACAAACTTAGTAATGCAGGGTACCCCTTGATTTCCCAGCCTCCACTGAGCATCCTTGGGGGTCTTTTACCAATGCTTCACAACTGTGAGTAGGAAAGTGCTGTTACAGaatctttttcttaaatcccAAGCCCCAGCCATCAGCTCTGCTCTTGGAGCCTGGCAGAGAAATGGTGCGagagtggggagaggagggagcagaggagccTGGTGGTTGTAGCAGTATTGCACAGGTGGATATTTCAAGCCATGAGGTATCCTCCCCGAAaccttcccccccttttcccacTCCCAGAAGCCTGTTGCAGGCATAGGGGGAatgggaaattaaaaacaaactaaacatCTTCCCTCTACCCCTGACATTGTCTATGCCTTGGAGTTGAAAGGGGAGGGGTAGATGTGGGCATCATGACTGCAAGGGACAAGTCCttcccattttaattttttcattttaattagtgTTGACCTTCCTGAGATGGTTGGTGAGGAAGGGACATCGTGTGTGAGAGGGGAGCTGTGTTAGATGTAAATGACAATGTGAAGTTTCCTCTGCAACAGTCCAGCCAGTATCTGGTGCATAACTCAAGACTATTTGACTGAATTAGTTTTATCTCTCTGAgtgaatttcctttttgtttgtggaATTCTTTCAAGTAGGTTAATCCACTGGGGGAAATCTTTCTTAATCCAGAAGGAAAGAGTATTGTGCAGGGGTTTGTAGCTCCTTATGAAACCGAAGCTTTGGAGCTGTAATCTGCCCCCGCCCCCAGATACTCTGAGTTAGCTGGGGGGATCAGGACGGGGTGCTGGTGGAGAGAAAGTAATTAGCTGTTAAATGAAGGGGATGTGAGCAGAGACGCTACTTACGGATCAGGGTGGACCTTACATGTTGGGTCCTTGTGCTGAAGCCCAAACCTGGTGGCCCATCGAAgcaaaggctgttttttttctttgaaccGCAATTCTTTACAACCTTGGAGAGAGAAGTGAGATGGAGTCTGGCCGCAGCTCCCACAGCAGAGGGGGTTGGCTCGGTTTGTGGCTAGTCTGTTAGGAGGTGGCTTCTGCCTTCACCCTTTCTGCTGGGGCTGTGTAACAGTCGCTTCAGCTTTCGTTTCTGATTGTCTCTGCTTCCATCATCCACATTCCCTTCAGTGATAAAAATCTTGTAGAAAGCAAAAACTCTGCAGTACCTGCTATCTTGTTGACTTTGGCACTGACCTGGTCCCATTTTCCTGTCCTTTGGTTGGTGATCCATGACAATTTATTGGGTTTTGACTAGTGGGGAGTAATTTACGTTCTTTGAAGAGCTCATCAGTCTCCCCAGATACATAGTCTTTAAAGGGGTCTGGTTGGAGCTGGGAGAAGTAAGGGGTAACCCCAAATCATTAATATGAGGTTGAGAAAAAGAGCACATGGGGGCTCCTGATTTTATGTTGGTATTTAGAGTGATTGCCTATAAAAAAGTGATATAAAAGGTAGGCCTGTCTAGAGGACTGCTCTGAGAAACAGGAACAGTTACTACAGAGAGCTACCAGATGTAGATGTTTTTATCCATATATTTGGGACAAGAAAGGACGACGATCCCTCAGATCAGGCTGTTTTTAACTGTTCACAGGGGTTACGCTTTTAATGGCAGCCAGTCTAAGCTTGAATATGGCAAGATCTTAATCTGCTTTTAGTTGGTTTTGTCCCATCAGCATCCACAGATTCGCACTTGCTGAGAATCTGGCCTCAAGCTCTGATAGGAAAAAAACGTGTGTGCCTGTGAACGTCCCCAACACCCAGAGAATTATCTATAGAGTGACTTTAACACACTGTACAGGGAGATAAGGAAAAATGGGCTTGTGAGGCTCGTTGGCATTTGTTCTCTGCTATTTGTCCCTTAAATATGATGTACTTAGTCCGCTGCTAACTTATCTGTGACTTGCTGTATGAAGACACATGGCAGTATTGGGAGCTGGTGACCAGACAGGCTCGTCCGATCTGTATGCTGGTGGCTACCACAGTCAGCACAGGCTAAATGGGTGACTCGTAGAGTGATCTGTTCAGAGCATAACCAAAGAACCTCGCTATCTGCATCCCTCTGGGCGTGTGAGTTGACTGTAGCCAGTTCGTTAGCGACTGGGTGAGCAAGGTGGGACCGTTGTTTCTGAGCTGGAGATGTGGCCCATGGAAACTGCCTCCTTGGGCAGGCAAAGCCTGACTGCAGAGCACCAGGTGTCCATGGTGCTGCTTTCCGTGGGTGACATCCTTGAGAAAACACGGACAGCAGCgagttttgcttctttttttatgtGGCAGCCTCGTCTCTGGCAAGCTGCGTGCACCCTTGAGTTTACATCACCCCCGTGTACCCCAAAGCTCAGACTTGAGTaagttttaaattgttttgctcTGGTGGATTATCTGGTGTGAAATCCTGATCCCTGTAATAAATATTCAGATGATAATATatacaaagcagaagaaaaaaaacattatcttGTGAAATATActtttgtaaataatatttaatttttttaaaaaataatatatttggtGCTGTTTTCTCAGAGCCCCTCCCTGAAagcacttttttgttgtttataaaTGATActgtttccttctgtatttgttggaaaatatgtttaaagGGAAACAAAATTCATACTATACGTTGTCCTCTTAAGTCGATCCATTTTTCCTCTGGATGTGGCAGGAGGGGGGAGTCACTCCCGCTTCCATCCGGCAGAATTGGTCGCAGGCAGAGGCCAGGTTACAGGGAGAAGCCTGTGGTCCAGGCAGGTGCTGATGTGTGGGATGGGATGTGTAGCTCCAGGCGCACGGGGAGTGCTCCAACGCCTGCAGTTACGTGCTGAAACACCTTCGCTCGATGCCAGTGGGGCTCTGCCTGGGCAGGACTTTCCTGAGGAGATCAGGTTTGTAGGATCCGGGCCTGAAATTTTCTCTTGCACCAGTATTGGCTGGAGTGAAGTAGATATCGAGGCTTAGAAAACAGGATTGAATGTGAACTGCAACCTCTGAATCGCTGTTTCCAGTTgcttggggacagcagggatggaggatggagaTTTCTGACTAGTCgttgtttttaaactaaaacatAAGTCTTTGGACGTGGatcctggttttctttttgggtttttttttggtggtgttattgttttttttaaaccaggcTGCTACATAACAAGTTAGAGTAAAAGTTTACCTCTCTGGCAGTAAagttctgggtttgttttttttttcctttctgtccttaacctccccccttctcccccttcttcatttttaattcattggGTCTCTTGTTTATCCCAAAGTGGACCAACAGCACAAACCACTGGACTGTGTTTTGCTGAGCAAGGAGCTGTTTTCAGTGCTGAATAACTGTTGCACGCTCTTTAATTCTCTGTTTTTGGTGCACAcgatttaaaaatatacagaaaacaaaccctgtGAATGAAACCTGTTGTTGTTGTGACGATCAAGTGAGAGTTTTCTCTGTATGCATTTTTCTAACCGGTATGTGAGAGTGTGTTAGTCATGCATTTCACTGCACTTCCTTGTTTCGGGAGGAGCGTCGTGTTTCCGTGTGAACCAGTCCTTGGATGAAGAGATGACGCCCAGGCACCCGGTTGGGTAAAGAGATCGGCGAGAACCAGAGCTCAGCTCAGTGGGAAGGAGCTCTTCTCACCAGGTGAGAGGTCTCAGAAATTAAATGCTCAGAAACAATTACGTTAGACGTAGATTTTGCAGaatcctgtttaaaaaagaataagcaGAAGAGGGGAAACAAAATCATcttgaattcagaaaaaaaaaccccaacatatTTAAATGCAAGCAGAATGGCATTGTGTAAGGTACAACCACAAATAAGCTATTCTCATAGTTACGAACTGTGTGtatcctttgttttgtttttcgTAAGGAAATGGGAATGCTTTCCCCACTGACAAAACTAAAGGACAATATTTCCAATACCAGCCTGTCTGTTGATGCTCTTGTGTTTACAAATTGTGtacacttttatttctttgatcttaattttattttttggcgTATTCTTTCAGGTCATTTGcttcagtaataaaatgcaattgtttgttttcaagtaaTTGGTTTTCACCGTTTCATGTGTTTGTACATTGTATATAGTTCTTCAGTATTAGAGGGAGGCGTATTGTTTGTCATATTTACAATATGTGTTGGTGCtcatttgagaaaataaaattttcaagtaCTAAAACTGCTGGtccatgtttctgttttaatttcctataCTGTGTGCAAATTGGAGGCAGGAAAATTTGTTTGTTCAAGAAATGCTGCATTTAGCTTGAGAATAGTCAAATTATCCTCTTTTCTGATAGGCACCAGTCCGGAGCAGTCACCTGGTGTGCGCTCGGATCACTTCAGCACGTAGAGACTGTGGGCACGGGCAAGGATCCCAccaggcagaggaaaaagatgACCCGTAGCCCCCGAAGTCTAGGATTTAGTACAAGAGGAAGCCCCAACTGGACCAGGAGACAGTGGTGACCCGCCTGGCACCGTCGTACTGTAACCCGGTGCCTTTCCCTAAACCAGACCAGCGAGGGAAGCACTCGCTTTGTTTTGTGAGGAATTACATgattttaaggtatttttcaAGCAGCAACAATAACAAGAAACCCATGAAATAAAATCCCCTAATTCTCGTTAAATCGTTTCCCGTGGATGAAGGGTTTCATCAGCCCTGTTACGCAGCAGTAAAATGGGTCAGGAAATTCCCAGCAGACAGAGAACCACCCCGGCCTTTGCAGGTTTTCCTTGTTGGTAGAATTCACTGCGTAGCTCCGTGTCTTGGAAAGTCGTATTGTGGTGACTGTAGGAGATCCCTGTTACTCGCAGGTAAACCAAAGCATGGGTAAAGCTGTCTGGGGTGTTTGGGTATTTGCAAGTCAAACGTCCGTTTCAGAAGTTCACCAAACGAGATTTTCCTGGGTTCGAcccacactagtgctgacacaaagaaaatctgtgtGTGGGAAGCAGAGCTCGCGCTTCAGAAGCAAAAAGGGCACAGAGGGGTGATCCTTCGGTATTCAAACACAGAGCAATTCCTTTGAGTAACGCAGGGAGCTTGTCCATCATGGATACACGCTGTGACATCTTTGTGAATTGTTTTTGCTAGCCGCAGCGGCAGCTTGCCACCGCTCATCTCATCTGTTCGCTGCAATGCCAGGCTTGCTTCTCTGCTCCCAGGTTTCCGATTCCTGGTGCCTTCAACCCGAAAATCCATTTGAAACTGCGGGTGGAGGGAAGGCGGTGCTTGCTTTGAGGTGGTTTTGGATGTGGTTTTGGATGAGCTGATGCAATCCCTCTTCATCCCGCTGCTGAAGGCGGCTGGGACCCGTCCCCATGCCCCGTGCCAGTGCCCGGCACTTCACCGTGCTGCCGCGCACCGGCTGAGTACCCTTAATTCCCCACAAAAAGCAACTTAACCTCTTTGGAGGGGACCTGGTTGTGCCAGCTGCTAAATGCCCTGGACTCAATGTGTAGCTCAGGCAGTAGCAAGAAAAGCTGCACCTGAGAGGTGGGAGgcaaggaggagctggggggtttgtgggaggcagggaaggagccaAGGAAGATGCGACCGTGAACCGATGTCCCGTGTGTGCCTGTAGCGCGGGCAAACAGGTTCAGTTGATGGGGCAGTCGATACAATTAATTACTTGCCCAACAGGCTCAGGGTAATTGGAGTTCTTGGTTTCACCAAAACCTTAATCTGCCGTCGTGGTGCCGCGCCTGCGTGTGACATGCTGGGTGTGTGCTCCGAGGCTGCCACGGCATCGGGAGGGTGGGACGCGCGCTGCCTCCGCCCGGCGCAGCAGGAAGGTCTCGGGGGTGATGACATCTCCAAAAAACGCGAGGCCGGTCCTTTGGAGGCGAGCACGGCCTGGCGCGGGGCGGCTCCTCGCTGGGCTTGTTCCTACAAACCCCTGAAGCTGCTCTACGAGAGCGGCTGCCTCCGGCTCGCTCAAAAAGCCCAAAGGTTTTAACTCCGTTTCCATCTCGCGTTGTCGAGACAAGCAATTCCTCCGGCGCGAGGGCAGCTCACCGAGCGCCCGCGGCCCGTGGCCGAGCATGTGTGCGCAGGAAGGGATTTGGTTTCCGCCGCAGTCAGCTGTTCCCTTTGGGGCAGGACACGGGTCCAGCCCACGATGGCAGTGCTGGTGCCTCATGCCACACCCCGTGTCTCGAGGTGTGGCGGAGGACGGCGGGGGCGAAGCCCAGTGCAGCCGTCCTGCCCCCGGGCCACCCGCGTCTGGTAGCCCGGGGCATGGAGAGCCCAGGGCTCCAGCACTTCCATTGGCTCTAATTCTTCTGTGTGATttagggaggaaaataaaaacacttctgtCTTGTTTCCCCACCCTCGCCAGCTCGGACGTCAGCCCCATAGGGAAATTCCCCACAGGGAAAGGTGTCACGCTCGGCATTTCCCGTGCCAAGCACCCGAGTCGGAGCAGGAGGGACCACTCGAGGGTCTGCCTCAGCAACAGCCCCAGGAGGAGCCCCTGACCCCGCGTCCGCCCTTTGGCTCCGTGTAGGATGGAAGTGGAGAAGTGCCACGACACGGCCTCGGGCTGCCCGTACCCCGACGGCACCGAGCAAACCCCTCGGCAGGGTGGCGGTGGTGGTACCAGCCACCATCGAGGGCCGGGGGGTCCCCGGCTCCCAGGGCGATGGCCGGCCGGGCGAGGAGGGGAGTCGCGGGCAGGAGCCGCTATGTTTGCGATACCGGGCAGCGCTCTCACCGGCTCCCATTAGGTGTCTTATTAAACTGCAATTAGAGCGCGAGCGAGCCAAAGCGATCTATTAATAGCCCCATGCAGATAAGCTGACTCAGACGGCAGCGGACGTGGGCTCTAGTGAGCGGCTGCAGCTTCGCTGCTGCAGACTCGGCCCGCGGCTccgtggcagggagggagggatggagggatgggggggtgcTGCGTGGAACCCCCTCCTCGGTCCCCACGGAGGTGCCACCCCACGAGGTGACGGTGCCACAGGAGCCCCCGTGACCTTCACCCATGGCTGGAGGACGGGCTGTAAAGAGCCACGGGGCCGGGTGCGGGGCAGCTCCCGGAGCTCCGCTCCGATCCCACCAGTCacaatgaggtttttttttttcatgagatgATCATGAAGCTATAAATACAGCGGCGCCCGCGGCCTTTAATCCTGGTTCAAGAGCAATTTAACACTCCTGCTTTGCTCTTCGGCCCTTCTTATGGGACGTGGGAGCTGGGGGGAGATACTGCCGGTCACTTCTCCGTTGGTTCCCCTGATCCCTTTTGTCCTCTCTCGGGCAAACCCCTTGAGGTTCAGCCCCACGGACACCCCTGGGCTTCCCCCGTGCCGTCTCTCCCACGGGGACAGGGGCTCTGACCCGAGCTGGGGGATTTTCTTGCTGACAGGGAGGATTTACAGTAGCACTTTCAGGCTGCCAAATACGCCGGGGTTATTTTTACCCGGCTCCAGCCCAGGGTATAAATAGCGTCGAGGCCATTCCCCGTCGGTGGCTGAGAAATGTCCCATGAACTCAGGCTGGGCACGAAGGAGATGTCACCCCGATGTCGCAGACCTGCAGGACGGGATGCTGCCACGTGGCCCCGGCTGCGCAGAGGGGTCCCCGGGGTGGGAACGGCTGAAATAACAGAGCCCTGGTGCCACCCCTCCTAAAACCACCGACCCCCGTGGCCGTGCCGGCATCCTCAGCCTCTTGGCGACgttttggggggggtctgggaCTGTTGTGGGCACAAACCTTGTCGGGGCCATGCAGGGGGTGGCCACCTATGTTAATTATACGTTAAATCTCTCCAGGAGAGATGTCCATCAGCTGGGTCACCCCAGGGCTGCAAGGGGGGATGATCCCCACGAGGGCAGGCACCGGGGGGCTTCATGAAAGGCTGCTGCGAGGACAGGGGCAACAGACATCACCGACTCGcctgctgtgaaaaaaagacacaggGAATTTTCCAGCCTGCTCTGTTATTTATGGCTCAGGACGGAGCGGCCGGCTCCCGTTTCTGCAGACGTTTTGTTCTCCACATATGGAAACTTCTGATTAGGTGAAGTAAaatgctgtagaaaaaaaaaccaaaatactttACCAGAGGCCTGACCTCGCCCCGTGGAAATGTGCCCCTCGGTAAAGGGTTTCTGTGCGAGCACTTGGACGCCGTACAGCAATAACAGAAGGCTATAGGAGCTGGAGGAGCCGCTTTTATATAGCTCTGCTTCCTTGTGAAACCCAGactggtgttttcttttccacttggATAAGGATTTTCCCATAATCGTGCTATTTTTATGAAGGGTTCAGGACAGAAATGAAGGGCCTCGGTGTCGGAGGAGCTGAGAGGTTGGAGGGTGCAGCCTCTGACGCAGGTTTCCCATCTTTGCCAAGTCTCCTCCCCAGCAGATGCCTGGCACTGGCGAAATGGGGGTTTGCTCCATCCTGGTCTCCCATTGacgtttttttttcccccctggaggcaaagcagctgtggtgcagatGCTGCACAAACTGGGGTACCCCAGAGGAAGCACTGGAGCCTTCATGGCACAAAACTGGGGCGCACCTAGAACTCATGCTCAGAGGGCACCAAAATGAACCCCAACAAGTCACTGCTGGCCAAGGGGCCTTTATCCCCCCACGGCAGTTCATCCACACCCAGGTTGCTGCTGACAAGACACAGCCGCAGCGTGGGGTAACGAAGCACCAGCAGCCGATGGCTGAGGTGCCACTGATGAGGTACCAGCTGTGCCCATCACAAAGGGCCTCTCCCAGCCCCCAGGTTTTACTGGTTTCTGGAGAAACCATGACATATTTTCACTGGGAGGGAGCTCTATCTCCTGGTCCTGGCCAGGCTTCGCTGCTCAAGCCTTGGGATGGGTTTTGTGGCAGGTCAGTGCGGGGACCgtgggaaggagctgggtgGGAGCAGGTTTTACAGGGGAGGAGATGAACAGGCTGGAGGGGTGAGTCTCTCGTGTTTTTAATTTGAGCTTGGCTTTCTTTCCGAATGTGATATTTGAGCTGTTCACTGAGCTGCTGTGGCTCCGTGCTCCCGGTTAtcagggctgcaggaggaggttgTCACCGCGGCTGCGATGGGGGATGTTAATATTGCTCCTGTTTGCAGGCTTGTGAGGgtaaatttaatcttttaaacaCTGATGCCTGGCAGGGACGAGCTCCCAcgagctgccagcagccagccGGCTGCGCTGCCGGCGCCCCGAGCCATTAGCAAGGCAGCAATAATGTCCTTTATTTAATTGTAGCCACGTCATACACGGTGTTTCTGGGTGTGACTGGTTGCACATCCCTTCCCAAACCAGCTCATCCTGGGAAGTCAGGGGCTGTTGATTTCCTCTGTGGTTTTTCAGCAGCTCTTTGCTCTGGGGCTCCATCCTACAGGAGGGGCCGTGGTTTCCCCTCCTCGGTTCCTCCCCCGGTCCCTGGAGCCTCAGATGGGTTGGTTGTGCTCTTCATACCTGGCTTGCACCGGGCCAAGCTTTGGCTTGGTTGGGTTTAGGGGAGC
This genomic window contains:
- the YPEL2 gene encoding protein yippee-like 2; this translates as MVKMTRSKTFQAYLPSCHRTYSCIHCRAHLANHDELISKSFQGSQGRAYLFNSVVNVGCGPAEERVLLTGLHAVADIYCENCKTTLGWKYEHAFESSQKYKEGKYIIELAHMIKDNGWD